From the Lolium rigidum isolate FL_2022 chromosome 2, APGP_CSIRO_Lrig_0.1, whole genome shotgun sequence genome, one window contains:
- the LOC124691560 gene encoding adenosylhomocysteinase, translated as MALSVEKTSSGREYKVKDLSQADFGRLELDLAEVEMPGLMACRAEFGPAQPFKGARISGSLHMTIQTAVLIETLTALGAEVRWCSCNIFSTQDHAAAAIARDSAAVFAWKGETLEEYWWCTERCLDWGEGGGPDLIVDDGGDATLLIHEGVKAEEEFEKSGKVPDPESTDNPEFKIVLTIIRDGLKTDVRRYRKMKERLVGVSEETTTGVKRLYQMQESGALLFPAINVNDSVTKSKFDNLYGCRHSLPDGLMRATDVMIAGKVAVVCGYGDVGKGCAAALKQAGARVIVTEIDPICALQALMEGIQILTLEDVVSDADIFVTTTGNKDIIMVDHMRKMKNNAIVCNIGHFDNEIDMNGLETYPGVKRITIKPQTDRWVFPETKTGIIVLAEGRLMNLGCATGHPSFVMSCSFTNQVIAQLELWNERKSGKYEKKVYVLPKHLDEKVAALHLGKLGAKLTKLTKSQSDYISIPVEGPYKPAAYRY; from the exons ATGGCGCTCTCCGTGGAGAAGACCTCGTCGGGGCGCGAGTACAAGGTGAAGGACCTCTCGCAGGCCGACTTCGGCCGCCTGGAGCTGGACCTCGCCGAAGTCGAGATGCCGGGCCTCATGGCCTGCCGCGCCGAGTTCGGCCCCGCGCAGCCCTTCAAGGGCGCGCGCATCTCGGGGTCCCTCCACATGACCATCCAGACCGCCGTGCTCATCGAGACGCTCACGGCCCTCGGCGCCGAGGTGCGCTGGTGCTCCTGCAACATCTTCTCCACGCaggaccacgccgccgccgccatcgcgcgcGACTCCGCCGCCGTCTTCGCCTGGAAGGGCGAGACGCTCGAGGAGTACTGGTGGTGCACCGAGCGCTGCCTCGACTGGGGCGAGGGTGGGGGCCCCGACCTCATCGTCGACGACGGCGGTGACGCCACGCTGCTGATTCACGAGGGGGTCAAGGCCGAGGAGGAGTTCGAGAAGTCCGGGAAGGTGCCTGACCCCGAGTCCACCGACAACCCCGAGTTCAAGATCGTCCTCACGATCATCAGGGATGGGCTCAAGACCGACGTCAGGAGGTACCGCAAGATGAAGGAGAGGCTCGTCGGTGTGTCTGAGGAGACCACCACGGGAGTCAAAAGGCTGTACCAGATGCAGGAGTCCGGCGCGCTCCTCTTCCCCGCCATCAACGTCAACGACTCCGTCACCAAGAGCAAG TTTGACAACCTTTACGGTTGCCGTCACTCCCTCCCCGACGGTCTCATGAGGGCCACCGATGTCATGATCGCCGGCAAGGTCGCCGTGGTCTGCGGTTACGGTGACGTCGGCAAGGGCTGTGCTGCCGCGCTCAAGCAGGCTGGTGCCCGTGTCATCGTGACGGAGATCGACCCCATCTGTGCCCTGCAGGCCCTGATGGAGGGCATCCAGATCCTCACCCTGGAGGACGTTGTCTCGGATGCTGACATCTTCGTGACCACCACGGGCAACAAGGACATCATCATGGTCGACCacatgaggaagatgaagaacaaCGCCATCGTCTGCAACATTGGCCACTTTGACAATGAGATCGACATGAACGGCCTTGAGACCTACCCTGGTGTCAAGCGCATCACCATCAAGCCCCAGACCGACCGCTGGGTGTTCCCTGAGACCAAGACCGGCATCATTGTCCTTGCCGAGGGTCGCCTGATGAACCTTGGGTGCGCCACTGGCCACCCCAGCTTCGTCATGTCCTGCTCATTCACTAACCAG GTCATTGCTCAGCTTGAGTTGTGGAACGAGAGGAAGTCTGGCAAGTACGAGAAGAAGGTGTACGTTCTCCCCAAGCACCTCGACGAGAAGGTCGCGGCCCTCCACCTGGGCAAGCTCGGCGCCAAGCTGACCAAGCTCACCAAGTCCCAGTCTGACTACATCAGCATCCCAGTCGAGGGTCCTTACAAGCCCGCTGCCTACCGGTACTAG